From Chengkuizengella sediminis, the proteins below share one genomic window:
- a CDS encoding amino acid ABC transporter ATP-binding protein has product MISINGLVKNFGELEVIKGIDLNIEKGKIVVLIGPSGSGKTTLLRCLNVLETPTEGKIQIDENVLDFSRSVSKKSVAQFRSLTGMVFQSYNLFPHMTALGNVMEGPVTVKKIPKAEAREKAEDLLQKVGLADKIDYYPFQLSGGQQQRVGIARALAMEPKVMLFDEPTSALDPELVGEVLRVMENLAKEGMTMIVVTHEMRFAKDVADEVIFINGGYIVERGHPDQIFNHPKEERTKQFLSVFE; this is encoded by the coding sequence ATGATAAGTATAAACGGTTTAGTTAAAAACTTTGGTGAGCTAGAAGTAATCAAAGGGATTGACCTCAACATAGAGAAAGGTAAAATCGTGGTTTTAATCGGACCTTCTGGATCAGGTAAAACTACTTTATTAAGGTGTTTAAACGTTCTGGAAACACCTACAGAAGGCAAAATACAAATAGATGAAAATGTTTTAGATTTTTCAAGATCTGTTTCTAAAAAATCAGTGGCACAATTTCGTTCTTTAACTGGGATGGTATTTCAAAGTTATAACTTATTTCCCCATATGACCGCTTTAGGAAATGTAATGGAAGGACCAGTTACAGTGAAAAAAATCCCAAAAGCTGAAGCAAGAGAAAAAGCTGAAGATCTCCTTCAAAAAGTAGGTCTAGCAGACAAGATTGACTACTATCCTTTTCAATTATCGGGTGGACAGCAACAACGAGTTGGGATTGCACGAGCTTTGGCAATGGAACCAAAAGTGATGTTATTTGATGAACCGACTTCAGCACTTGATCCTGAGCTTGTGGGTGAAGTTTTAAGAGTTATGGAAAACCTTGCAAAAGAAGGGATGACGATGATTGTTGTCACACATGAAATGCGTTTCGCTAAGGATGTTGCTGATGAGGTTATTTTTATAAATGGTGGTTATATAGTAGAACGTGGGCATCCAGATCAAATATTTAATCATCCAAAAGAGGAACGTACCAAACAATTTTTAAGCGTATTTGAATAA
- a CDS encoding amino acid ABC transporter permease, whose amino-acid sequence MYLNNSFINSEKSTELYNLAQSSLIPLLEGALYYTIPLTIISFIIGLTLAVLSAVARISTIKFLQSLSRVYVSIIRGTPLLVQLFIIFYGLPNIGITLDPFLSAIIGFSLNVGAYGSEIIRASILSIPKGQWEAGYSIGMSYTKILQRIILPQATRVSVPPLSNTFISLVKDTSLASLVLVTELFRKAQQIAAKEYEFLLLYIEAAIIYWVICFILSLLQDKIENRLERFIS is encoded by the coding sequence ATGTATCTAAATAATTCGTTTATAAATTCAGAAAAATCCACTGAATTGTATAACTTAGCTCAAAGCTCCCTAATCCCATTATTGGAGGGGGCTTTGTACTATACAATTCCATTGACCATCATTTCATTTATTATTGGATTAACTTTAGCCGTCCTATCCGCAGTTGCACGAATTTCTACAATTAAATTTTTACAAAGTTTATCTAGAGTTTATGTTTCTATTATTAGAGGTACACCTTTACTCGTTCAGTTGTTTATTATTTTTTATGGGTTACCAAATATCGGAATTACACTTGATCCATTCCTTTCTGCCATTATTGGATTTTCTTTAAATGTAGGAGCATACGGATCAGAAATTATTAGGGCTTCTATACTCTCTATTCCTAAAGGACAATGGGAGGCTGGTTACTCCATTGGAATGTCATATACTAAAATTTTACAAAGAATCATCTTACCACAAGCAACTCGCGTATCTGTTCCCCCATTGTCCAACACATTCATTAGTTTAGTCAAAGATACATCATTAGCATCTTTAGTTCTTGTAACGGAACTGTTTCGTAAAGCACAACAAATTGCAGCAAAAGAATATGAATTTTTATTGTTATATATAGAAGCAGCCATTATTTATTGGGTTATTTGTTTTATATTATCTCTGTTGCAAGATAAAATTGAAAATAGATTAGAAAGATTTATTTCATAG
- a CDS encoding amino acid ABC transporter substrate-binding protein encodes MKKRTIVLSFLTIIAMIITACGQADENNEPAVDTEIPTNEQADLLVSIQESGVLKVGTEGTYPPFTFHDDSGQLTGFDVEIAREIAARLGVEAEFLETQWDGIMAGLDAKRFDVIANQVGIRADRQEKYDFSIPYITSSAVIVTKADNDAVNSVEDIKGLTSAQSLTSNYESIALEYGAVIEPVEGFTQAISLIQSNRVDITINDRLTVLDYITQKGEENIKVIPTIEEKSPSGILIRKGNETLVEAINKAIEEMMEDGTYLEISMKWFGEDVSK; translated from the coding sequence ATGAAAAAAAGAACTATAGTATTATCTTTTCTAACTATTATCGCAATGATAATAACTGCTTGTGGACAAGCGGATGAAAATAATGAACCCGCTGTGGACACTGAGATTCCAACTAATGAACAGGCAGACTTATTGGTATCTATTCAAGAAAGTGGTGTTTTAAAAGTAGGTACTGAGGGTACATATCCACCATTTACTTTCCATGATGATAGTGGTCAATTGACAGGGTTTGACGTAGAAATTGCTCGTGAAATTGCAGCTCGTTTAGGGGTTGAAGCCGAGTTTTTGGAAACACAATGGGATGGTATTATGGCAGGATTAGATGCTAAACGTTTTGATGTGATTGCCAATCAAGTAGGAATTAGAGCAGATCGTCAAGAAAAGTATGATTTTTCAATTCCATATATTACTTCTTCTGCAGTCATTGTAACAAAAGCAGATAATGATGCTGTCAATAGTGTTGAGGATATCAAAGGACTAACTTCTGCACAATCTTTAACAAGTAACTATGAAAGTATAGCTCTAGAATATGGTGCTGTTATTGAACCTGTGGAAGGATTTACACAAGCCATATCACTTATACAATCAAATCGAGTAGATATCACGATAAATGATCGATTAACAGTGTTGGATTATATAACACAAAAAGGTGAGGAAAACATCAAAGTCATTCCTACGATTGAAGAGAAATCTCCAAGTGGTATTTTGATAAGAAAAGGAAACGAGACATTAGTTGAAGCCATCAACAAAGCAATTGAAGAGATGATGGAGGACGGCACATATTTAGAAATTTCAATGAAATGGTTTGGTGAAGATGTATCTAAATAA
- a CDS encoding putative glycoside hydrolase, translating to MELIFALLFTLWGNANENIQQNQSVAQLLENAVQFRNSVVEEDSITYPMDENIGTEEWVKKDPQPEGIPDIKGVYSTAYTANGGSKLDTILQLIDETELNSIVVDIKDDYGYVTYKSENPEIVKYGNTKPFIKDVNDLMSTLESHDVYPIARVVVFKDSVLAKQRPDLSFLNSDGSVWINGRGDGFVNPYAQEVWEYNVEVAKEAAKLGFKEIQFDYVRFPEGFENRADILTYHKTDISRTDVVADFVKYAREQLNPLGVRISVDIFGYAASVPAAEGIGQDFNKISQYVDVISPMVYPSHYSTGWFGSTVPDAAPYITIYGSMIDTHKKLEEIQEHKPVIRPWIQDFTASWVKGYIPYGKKEVEEQIRALHDTGVNEFLLWNAGNNFTPDVNYDLQ from the coding sequence ATGGAACTTATATTTGCACTTTTATTCACATTATGGGGAAATGCTAACGAGAATATCCAACAAAATCAATCTGTAGCACAATTGTTAGAAAATGCAGTTCAATTTAGAAATTCAGTTGTAGAGGAAGATTCAATCACTTATCCCATGGATGAAAACATTGGAACTGAAGAATGGGTAAAAAAAGACCCCCAACCAGAAGGAATTCCTGATATTAAAGGCGTTTATTCTACAGCATATACTGCAAACGGTGGCAGTAAGTTAGACACTATATTACAACTTATCGATGAAACTGAACTCAACTCCATTGTCGTTGATATCAAAGATGATTACGGATATGTAACTTACAAATCAGAGAATCCTGAAATTGTAAAATATGGGAATACTAAACCGTTTATTAAAGATGTGAATGATCTAATGTCTACATTAGAATCTCACGATGTATATCCTATCGCAAGAGTTGTAGTTTTTAAAGATTCCGTCCTTGCCAAACAAAGACCTGATTTATCTTTTTTAAACTCAGATGGTTCAGTATGGATCAATGGACGAGGTGATGGGTTTGTAAATCCTTATGCACAAGAAGTCTGGGAATACAATGTTGAAGTTGCTAAAGAAGCTGCAAAGTTAGGATTTAAAGAAATTCAATTTGATTATGTTCGTTTTCCTGAAGGTTTTGAGAATAGAGCAGATATTTTAACTTATCACAAAACAGACATCTCTCGAACCGATGTCGTCGCAGATTTTGTGAAATATGCTCGTGAACAGCTTAATCCACTAGGAGTCCGTATTTCTGTTGATATTTTTGGGTACGCCGCTTCTGTTCCAGCTGCTGAAGGAATTGGTCAGGATTTTAATAAAATCTCACAATATGTAGATGTAATTAGTCCTATGGTATATCCAAGTCACTATTCTACAGGTTGGTTTGGCTCTACAGTTCCTGATGCTGCTCCATACATAACCATTTATGGATCAATGATTGACACCCATAAAAAACTTGAGGAAATTCAGGAACATAAACCAGTCATTCGACCATGGATTCAAGATTTTACTGCATCATGGGTTAAAGGTTACATACCATATGGAAAAAAAGAAGTGGAAGAACAAATAAGAGCGCTGCATGATACAGGCGTAAATGAATTCCTACTTTGGAACGCTGGAAATAATTTCACTCCAGATGTTAATTATGATTTACAATAA
- a CDS encoding DEAD/DEAH box helicase codes for MTTFNDFKLERTVIQAIQDLGFEEATPIQTQTIPEALSGTDLIGQAQTGTGKTAAFSIPLIQKIEKEEQKIVSLIMAPTRELAIQVAEEINKLSKFKGIRSLPIYGGQDIVKQIRALKKKPQIIIGTPGRLLDHIRRKTIKLSDVHTVILDEADEMLDMGFMEDIQSILKLVPEQRQTMLFSATMPPNIKKLAQQFLTNPKHISVAPKKVSSPNISQYYIELHERQKFEALGRLLDMESPDLAIVFGRTKRRVDELSEALKKRGYPADGLHGDLTQNQRDQVMRKFRDGSIDVLVATDVAARGLDVSGVTHVINFDLPQDPESYVHRIGRTGRAGKEGSAWSFVTPREADHLHFIEKVTRHKIFKKPLPSFSEALEGKQKIMAERLLNVIQSKEFTQYKGISIQLLEEYDSVDILAAAFKLLTGDDKQEVRIQLTPEEPIRGKKKRQPFRRRVTGSNNGSSKSGGGYKGNSNKGNSYKGSGYKGSNSSSKSSRSRFNEKGDKKQYQKAGKHM; via the coding sequence TTGACAACATTCAATGATTTCAAGCTTGAACGAACAGTCATTCAAGCAATACAAGATTTAGGGTTTGAAGAAGCAACACCAATACAGACCCAAACCATTCCAGAAGCTTTATCAGGGACGGATTTAATTGGTCAAGCACAGACTGGAACGGGAAAAACAGCTGCGTTTTCCATACCTTTAATTCAAAAGATTGAAAAAGAAGAGCAGAAAATTGTTTCATTAATTATGGCTCCAACTCGTGAACTCGCCATACAGGTTGCTGAGGAAATCAATAAGTTATCCAAATTCAAGGGGATTCGTTCCTTACCTATTTACGGCGGGCAGGACATCGTAAAGCAAATACGTGCCTTAAAGAAAAAACCTCAAATTATTATCGGTACACCAGGAAGGTTATTAGATCATATTCGTCGTAAAACGATAAAATTAAGTGATGTTCACACAGTAATTTTAGATGAAGCTGATGAAATGTTAGACATGGGATTTATGGAGGATATTCAGTCCATATTAAAATTAGTGCCAGAGCAGCGTCAAACGATGTTATTCTCTGCAACGATGCCTCCAAACATTAAGAAACTTGCACAGCAGTTTTTAACGAATCCAAAACATATTTCTGTAGCACCTAAGAAAGTAAGTTCACCTAATATCTCTCAATATTATATTGAGCTTCATGAAAGGCAAAAATTTGAAGCATTAGGCCGATTGCTTGATATGGAATCGCCTGATTTAGCTATCGTATTTGGTCGAACAAAACGACGTGTTGATGAGTTGTCAGAAGCCCTCAAAAAGAGAGGTTATCCAGCTGATGGACTACATGGAGATTTAACACAAAATCAACGTGATCAAGTCATGAGAAAGTTTCGTGATGGAAGTATTGATGTATTAGTAGCTACAGATGTAGCGGCTCGTGGATTAGATGTTTCTGGTGTTACTCACGTTATTAACTTTGATTTACCGCAGGATCCAGAGAGTTATGTGCATAGAATTGGACGTACAGGTCGTGCAGGTAAGGAAGGATCTGCTTGGTCGTTTGTTACTCCAAGAGAAGCGGATCATCTTCATTTTATTGAAAAAGTGACTCGTCATAAAATATTCAAAAAGCCATTACCAAGTTTTTCTGAAGCGCTTGAAGGTAAACAAAAAATTATGGCTGAACGACTATTAAATGTGATCCAATCTAAAGAGTTTACACAATATAAAGGAATTTCCATCCAACTTTTAGAGGAATATGATTCTGTAGATATATTAGCTGCAGCATTTAAACTTCTTACTGGTGATGATAAACAAGAAGTAAGAATCCAATTAACTCCAGAAGAGCCAATACGCGGAAAGAAAAAAAGACAACCGTTTAGAAGGCGTGTTACAGGTTCCAATAATGGTAGTTCAAAAAGTGGTGGAGGATACAAAGGCAACAGCAATAAAGGCAATAGTTACAAAGGTAGTGGCTATAAAGGCAGTAACTCAAGTTCAAAATCATCTCGATCTCGTTTTAATGAGAAAGGTGATAAAAAACAATATCAAAAAGCTGGAAAACATATGTAA
- a CDS encoding YesL family protein: protein METNGIMGGLYRASEWIMRFSVTNLLWLLFSLPVVFFLLTSFIMEETNQFIMNLIMIGILSPFTLFPATGAMFVVVRKWLSDEEDAPLFKTYFKGYKENYLQSMLGGIIYCVLFTVMIVNINFYNNLENGLQFLSLFILILLVIAIISLFYFFSLMVHLHLKLRVLIKNAIVLTIGKPLYSLGLAFTNFVILYVSFQYFTFLIVIFMGSAMAFCSYFYFNMLFQKIQVLQENSDSE, encoded by the coding sequence ATGGAAACTAATGGTATTATGGGTGGACTTTACCGTGCCTCTGAATGGATCATGAGGTTTTCTGTTACTAATCTTTTATGGTTACTTTTTTCTTTACCTGTTGTTTTTTTTCTTCTAACTTCTTTTATCATGGAAGAAACAAATCAATTCATTATGAATTTAATTATGATAGGAATACTTTCACCATTTACATTATTCCCTGCTACAGGTGCAATGTTTGTAGTAGTTAGAAAATGGTTATCAGATGAAGAGGATGCTCCATTATTTAAAACATATTTTAAAGGGTATAAAGAAAATTATTTGCAGAGTATGTTAGGCGGTATCATCTATTGTGTTTTATTTACGGTTATGATCGTTAACATTAATTTTTATAATAATCTCGAAAACGGTTTGCAGTTTTTATCTTTGTTTATTTTAATCCTCTTAGTAATAGCTATCATATCATTATTTTATTTTTTCTCATTGATGGTTCATTTACATTTGAAACTTAGGGTGTTGATTAAAAATGCCATAGTACTAACTATCGGGAAGCCATTATATTCTCTTGGATTAGCATTTACAAATTTTGTAATATTGTACGTAAGCTTTCAATATTTCACTTTTCTTATTGTTATTTTCATGGGAAGTGCGATGGCATTTTGTTCGTATTTTTATTTCAATATGTTATTTCAAAAAATACAAGTTCTACAGGAAAACAGTGATAGTGAATAG
- the sleB gene encoding spore cortex-lytic enzyme, with translation MNNILKVSFLAFLSFSLLFSPLMYTQSHAFTEQIMDVGAKGQNVIDLQKRLKYIGFYAGEIDGIYGSETKEAVRNFQTKFGLEQVDGIAGEKTGEMLLKASKDLYLIPAGPQLNTEFSSQDIQYMAQAVFGEARGESYEGKVAVAAVILNRVEHPDFPNTVKGVIFETRAFTAVADGQIWLEPDAEAYKAVYDAINGWDPTKEAIYYFNPDTATSEWIWSRQQITKIDSHIFAY, from the coding sequence ATGAATAACATTCTTAAAGTCAGCTTCTTAGCATTCCTAAGCTTTTCGCTTTTGTTCAGTCCATTAATGTACACTCAATCTCATGCTTTTACTGAACAAATTATGGATGTTGGAGCTAAAGGTCAAAACGTAATTGATTTGCAGAAACGTTTAAAATATATTGGTTTTTATGCAGGAGAAATTGATGGTATTTACGGTTCAGAAACAAAAGAAGCAGTTAGGAATTTTCAAACGAAATTTGGTTTAGAACAGGTAGATGGTATTGCTGGTGAGAAAACAGGAGAGATGCTTTTAAAAGCATCTAAAGATTTATATCTTATTCCAGCCGGACCCCAACTAAATACAGAATTTAGTTCACAAGATATCCAGTATATGGCACAAGCTGTATTTGGTGAAGCTAGAGGGGAATCGTATGAAGGTAAAGTTGCTGTTGCAGCAGTTATTTTAAACCGTGTTGAACATCCTGATTTTCCTAATACTGTTAAGGGTGTAATATTTGAAACAAGAGCATTTACAGCTGTAGCTGATGGGCAAATCTGGTTAGAACCGGATGCAGAAGCATATAAAGCTGTATATGATGCGATTAATGGTTGGGATCCTACTAAAGAAGCTATCTATTACTTCAATCCTGATACTGCCACTAGCGAATGGATTTGGAGTCGTCAACAAATTACGAAAATTGATAGTCATATTTTTGCTTATTGA
- a CDS encoding DUF1499 domain-containing protein, which translates to MLKRNLIGLFRSFEQTGDKAKYPGLETRTFKVPKDKLWDELIYVLKQHKIKIVHEVKSVGELIIEKRTISGRVQDVTITLYDINPIKTAIDIYSASRGNFGDLGSNYRTILDLLKLIDQKFAQFKE; encoded by the coding sequence ATGCTAAAAAGAAATTTAATAGGTTTATTTAGAAGTTTTGAGCAAACTGGTGATAAGGCAAAATATCCAGGTCTTGAGACTAGAACTTTTAAAGTTCCTAAAGATAAATTATGGGACGAGCTCATTTATGTTTTGAAACAGCATAAAATTAAAATCGTTCATGAAGTGAAAAGTGTTGGAGAATTGATTATAGAAAAAAGAACAATATCAGGAAGAGTGCAGGACGTAACCATTACTTTATATGATATTAACCCAATTAAAACAGCGATTGATATTTATTCAGCATCAAGAGGAAATTTTGGGGATTTGGGTTCTAATTATCGAACGATATTGGATCTTTTAAAATTAATTGATCAAAAATTCGCACAATTTAAGGAATAA
- the tpx gene encoding thiol peroxidase, with product MMQERTGVATVKGNPLTLIGPELKVGDKAPDFKVNKDLFTEVSLSEYDGKVKLISVVPSIDTGVCDAQTRKFNEAAAELGDNVIILTISADTPMAQARWCGAAGVDKVVTLSDYKTNSFGEAFGVLIKEIRLDMRSIFVLDENNTIQYTEYLKEMTDHPNYEEAINAVRKLV from the coding sequence GTGATGCAAGAACGTACTGGAGTTGCTACAGTTAAAGGAAATCCACTTACATTAATTGGACCTGAATTAAAAGTTGGAGATAAAGCACCAGATTTTAAAGTAAACAAAGACTTATTTACCGAGGTTTCACTTTCAGAATATGATGGAAAGGTGAAATTAATTAGTGTTGTTCCATCTATAGATACTGGAGTGTGCGATGCACAAACTCGTAAATTTAATGAAGCTGCTGCTGAACTTGGCGATAATGTTATTATCTTAACCATTAGTGCAGATACTCCAATGGCGCAAGCTCGCTGGTGTGGAGCAGCTGGTGTGGATAAGGTTGTTACTTTATCCGACTATAAGACCAATTCATTTGGTGAAGCTTTCGGCGTACTAATTAAAGAAATTCGTTTAGATATGAGATCGATCTTTGTACTTGATGAAAATAATACAATTCAGTATACAGAGTATTTAAAAGAAATGACAGACCATCCAAATTACGAAGAAGCAATTAACGCTGTAAGAAAATTAGTATAA
- a CDS encoding rhomboid family intramembrane serine protease — protein sequence MIFLRFESFREYLKLYPVTAALLGLNLIMFIVTFILSLFYGEIVSLYLLGALIYPSEISDLWRIISSMFLHGGFEHFLFNGFSLFLFGPALERLLGKLKYSVLYFCSGIVGNIISIAVYGSEVFSVGASGAIYGLLGAYLFIVIYLKHRIDPQSRTTVIVILSMGMIYSFINENVNIYAHIGGLAAGFVTFSLMIRKNHI from the coding sequence ATGATATTTTTGCGTTTTGAAAGTTTCCGTGAATACTTAAAGTTATATCCTGTGACTGCTGCCCTTTTAGGACTCAACCTCATCATGTTTATCGTTACTTTTATTCTTTCATTATTTTATGGTGAAATTGTATCATTGTATTTACTAGGTGCATTAATATATCCTTCTGAAATTTCAGATCTCTGGAGGATCATCAGCTCAATGTTTTTGCATGGAGGATTTGAGCATTTTCTTTTTAATGGATTCTCTTTGTTTTTATTTGGACCTGCTTTAGAAAGATTATTAGGTAAACTGAAATACAGTGTGTTATATTTTTGTAGTGGAATTGTGGGAAATATCATTAGTATTGCAGTTTATGGTTCAGAGGTGTTTTCAGTTGGTGCCTCTGGAGCGATCTATGGACTTTTAGGAGCTTATTTATTTATTGTAATATATCTAAAGCATAGGATCGATCCTCAATCAAGAACCACCGTCATTGTAATTTTATCAATGGGTATGATTTATTCGTTTATCAATGAAAATGTGAACATCTATGCCCATATAGGTGGTTTAGCTGCTGGTTTTGTAACCTTTTCATTAATGATAAGAAAAAACCATATTTAA
- a CDS encoding LysR family transcriptional regulator: protein MELRQLIYFVKVANKQHVTKAAEELHVAQSAVSRQIHQLEEELGVKLFIPKGRNLQLTPVGKLFLRRMESIISQFDKAVEEVHEFMDPELGEIRLGFPHSLGVDFVPLLVSKFKKLHPNVKFRFKQGKYNTLIKSLKKGDIDLALISPFPEDDEYVTGEVLLTEELFAILPPDHVLSNEKEIRLDQLKDESFVLFNEEYSLRTIVWDACEMAGFTPNIGFEGEETDTIRGLVAAGMGVSLLPDMALKSCLTSLQPAKIKVIDPVVDRTIGIIHRKDEKLPLVADFFKRFITEKFKGSI from the coding sequence TTGGAACTTAGACAATTAATATATTTTGTGAAAGTAGCAAACAAACAACATGTTACAAAAGCTGCGGAAGAACTTCATGTAGCTCAATCAGCGGTGAGTCGTCAAATACATCAATTAGAAGAGGAATTAGGTGTTAAACTGTTTATTCCTAAAGGAAGAAATTTGCAATTAACCCCTGTAGGTAAACTTTTTTTAAGAAGAATGGAATCAATTATTAGTCAATTTGATAAAGCGGTGGAGGAAGTCCATGAGTTTATGGACCCAGAATTAGGAGAAATACGGTTGGGATTTCCTCATAGTTTAGGGGTAGATTTTGTTCCCCTCCTGGTATCAAAATTTAAAAAGCTTCATCCAAATGTGAAATTTAGATTTAAGCAAGGAAAATATAATACCTTAATAAAATCTTTGAAAAAAGGGGATATTGACTTAGCTTTGATCTCTCCTTTTCCTGAAGATGATGAGTATGTTACAGGTGAGGTATTGTTAACAGAAGAATTATTTGCAATCCTTCCTCCAGATCATGTTTTGTCAAATGAAAAAGAAATTCGTTTAGATCAACTGAAAGATGAATCCTTTGTTTTATTTAATGAGGAGTATTCCTTACGTACTATTGTATGGGATGCTTGTGAAATGGCTGGATTCACACCTAATATTGGGTTTGAGGGAGAGGAAACAGATACGATTAGAGGTTTGGTGGCTGCTGGAATGGGTGTAAGTTTGTTACCAGACATGGCTTTAAAAAGCTGTTTAACTTCTTTACAACCTGCAAAAATTAAAGTGATTGATCCGGTTGTTGATCGTACAATCGGTATAATCCACCGAAAAGATGAAAAACTCCCCCTTGTTGCGGACTTTTTTAAACGTTTTATCACGGAAAAATTTAAAGGCTCTATCTAG
- a CDS encoding zinc metallopeptidase: MFFSLTYWYMDVLIIIAFGVTIWAQFRVKGTFNKWGKVANSSGLTGYEAARKMLDANGLHDVPVEPVRGVLSDHYDPIKRVVRLSEPVYNQRSISAVSVACHEVGHAIQHSVNYPMLVLRHKMFPAVNFTSGAAPFLLIGGFLFEATGLILAGVIFFSLAVAFQLVTLPVEFNATNRARAIMVSEGYIGNQEERGVAKVLNAAALTYVASAAMAVLELLKYILIFNNNRD, translated from the coding sequence ATGTTTTTTTCATTAACTTATTGGTATATGGATGTACTCATAATCATTGCATTTGGTGTTACAATCTGGGCTCAGTTTCGAGTCAAAGGAACTTTTAATAAATGGGGAAAAGTTGCTAATTCTTCTGGATTAACAGGTTATGAAGCAGCTAGAAAAATGTTAGATGCAAATGGATTGCATGATGTACCAGTTGAACCAGTTAGAGGGGTATTATCTGATCATTATGATCCAATTAAACGAGTAGTGAGACTATCAGAACCTGTTTATAACCAACGATCGATCTCAGCAGTCTCTGTAGCTTGTCATGAAGTAGGACACGCCATTCAACATAGTGTGAATTACCCAATGCTTGTATTACGTCATAAAATGTTTCCTGCAGTAAATTTCACATCTGGGGCTGCACCCTTTTTATTAATTGGTGGATTTTTGTTCGAAGCTACGGGATTAATCTTAGCTGGAGTGATTTTCTTCTCACTAGCCGTTGCCTTTCAATTGGTTACATTGCCTGTAGAATTTAATGCTACTAATAGGGCAAGAGCTATTATGGTTTCTGAAGGATATATTGGCAATCAAGAAGAACGTGGTGTTGCAAAAGTATTAAATGCTGCAGCTTTAACTTATGTTGCATCTGCAGCGATGGCTGTACTGGAATTGCTTAAGTACATTTTAATTTTTAACAACAATAGAGATTAA
- a CDS encoding MerR family transcriptional regulator, whose translation MKLYKIGELSNIAGVSSRTVDYYTKIGLIHPIKRLEKSNYRLYNDETLQRLKRIEMLKKDKYSLDEIKHTLDQLDKITEDTLIKEKLTSLQDHLKLVEKDVKELSPVIENLKPNQAKNIYKHLTPQTAACMEALLFLLNKGPLM comes from the coding sequence ATGAAGCTTTATAAAATTGGAGAGTTGTCCAATATAGCTGGTGTAAGTTCAAGAACTGTTGATTATTATACAAAAATAGGTCTTATACATCCCATAAAAAGATTAGAAAAAAGTAATTATCGATTATATAATGATGAAACTTTACAAAGGTTAAAACGTATTGAAATGTTGAAGAAAGACAAATATTCTTTAGATGAGATAAAACATACACTTGATCAATTAGATAAAATTACAGAAGATACTTTAATCAAAGAAAAATTAACATCTTTACAGGACCATTTAAAATTAGTGGAAAAGGATGTCAAAGAGTTAAGTCCTGTCATTGAGAATTTAAAACCGAATCAAGCAAAGAATATTTATAAACATCTTACACCACAAACTGCAGCATGTATGGAAGCATTATTATTTCTTCTAAATAAAGGACCATTAATGTAA